TCCTCGACAGGTGCCACGTGGGCGGGGAGCAACAGGACCTCCTCGAGCTTGGCCTGCCCGAGAAAGATAGCTGCGGTGAGGTCCTTCGTGCGGCTTATCTCCTGCATCCCCAGCGGGAAGAGGTACATGATGGCGATAATGCCGATGGTGAATATCACCATGGCAATGAGCACCTCGGTAAGGCTGAATCCCCTCCCTGAGGAGCGCTTAATTATTCCACGCGCCATGACAGTATCTCTCCTGATGTGCTTATTGTGGCCCTAATGGTGACCACGCCATTTCTGGAAAAGAGAGAATCGTTGAGGGTCCGCCGCAGCATCCCCCTCGAGATGAGAGCCAGGTTACCGCCTGCGTCTATCACGTCAACTTCTACATAACCAGAGGGGAATTCAAGGGGGAAGGTCCCTGCCGGGGGGGATCCTGAAGGCCAGTTGACCCGATCATAAATGCAGTATTCAATGCCGGCCTCGGCAAGGTAGTAAAGCTGGTTGCGGCGGGCCACATCGCTTGTGAAGATCAGGTGCTGGTCGCAGTAGAATCTATAAGTGAGGCCCAGCAGGAAGAGAAATACAAGGATGAGAAGGGCGGTGAGAAGGGCTATCCCCGGGCGTCTTCTTCTCATGGCAGAGCAAATCCCCCCCGATCGGTCGCTGAGGTATAAGACTTCGCCCGCAGATGCCATGATTCCTCGCAGTTCCGGACCATGCAGAATTCCCTGCCCTGATGCAATATTTTTCATGCTCATGCGCCTATCTCTGCAGTCAGAAAAATTCAAGGGAGGATAAGCCATGATAAGGAAAATCACTGCCATGATCATCGCCCTGCTGGCCGCCGTGATAATGACGGCATCAGTCCCTCAAGCCTGGGGAGAGGAGAATGTCTCTGGCGGAACCGTCACCCTGCCTCTCCAGACCTTTCTGAACCTCACCAAGAAGCCGCCTTCTCCGGGCGGTGCTCCCACAGCCCCGAAGGCACCAGGCGAGACCCTGCCGGTCAGGTATATCTTCACAAGCGGCCGCTATGCCGTCACGGCAACGCCGTGGAACGCCCGTGTGGAGGGAGATATCTCCCTGGTCATCTACGGCTCGGGATGGGTTGAAGTGCCTTTTGTGAAAAAAAGCGTGGCCATAAGCAGCGTCCAGCTTGACGGCAATGAGCTGCCCCTCTTTGTAAAGGATGGAAACTATTGCTTCATGGGAAAAGGCGAGGGCACCCACAGCCTCAAGGTGGCCTTTTATGTGAACACATCCAAAAATAGCAACACGACTTCCATAGCTTTCGCGGTCCCCCAGACAACGGTGTCCAATATCGATGCCGTGGTGCCCATGACGAGGGCCCAGGTGTCGATAGCATCAGCTATAATCAAGTCGCAATATGAGAAGAACGGGAAAACGGTTGTTGAGGCAACGATCCCTTCGGCAGAAAATGATGTCGTTATCTCGTGGACTCCCAAAGCGGTCATACCGTCGGTGATAAAGGCCGCAAAAAACGAGAGACCGA
This sequence is a window from Candidatus Eremiobacterota bacterium. Protein-coding genes within it:
- a CDS encoding prepilin-type N-terminal cleavage/methylation domain-containing protein, with the protein product MARGIIKRSSGRGFSLTEVLIAMVIFTIGIIAIMYLFPLGMQEISRTKDLTAAIFLGQAKLEEVLLLPAHVAPVEESSFTEYPSLFFRVTKTAFQNKPSLIQISVEVSKMRDGGSVTIMRYDALKGAGGNIENNF